From Vigna unguiculata cultivar IT97K-499-35 chromosome 5, ASM411807v1, whole genome shotgun sequence, the proteins below share one genomic window:
- the LOC114184275 gene encoding uncharacterized protein LOC114184275 — MGEPSHSSASYIHMVQHLIEKCLIFHMSKEECMEALSKHANIKPVITSTVWNELEKENKEFFEEYAKAKSKEDRMSEEETSQMIQKMISDSTKGAAND; from the exons ATGGGAGAGCCTTCTCATTCTTCTGCTTCTTACATTCACATG GTGCAGCACCTCATTGAGAAGTGTTTGATCTTTCACATGTCAAAGGAAGAATGCATGGAGGCTCTCTCCAAGCATGCAAATATCAAGCCTGTCATAACTTCCACTG tGTGGAATGAGctagagaaagaaaacaaagaatttTTTGAGGAGTATGCGAAAGCTAAGAGTAAAGAGGACCGAATGTCGGAGGAAGAGACAAGCCAAATGATACAGAAGATGATATCAGATTCCACTAAAGGTGCTGCCAATGACTAA